One Micavibrio aeruginosavorus ARL-13 genomic window carries:
- a CDS encoding DUF927 domain-containing protein, with protein sequence MVNDIREISMIPELTDDVTNVTDVTDKELLCFSETQVGDGDVTDVTSQEATLLTSTVIQPGDIPPLPELVEPHIPHEKRPCWHVYDDFTRLDNGKLMRPGTYYLNYEEDRDGNVTLIDKWVCSPLHIEAQTSDRRDNNFGRFLRFKDSKGRWKTWAMPMELLRASGEELRGTLLSMGVLIDPYNFRELSCYLLQTVAPKKQINCSLQTGWYGRHAYVLPDQVIGPDADQVVFQSNQAAYEEFCAAGTLPAWRENVAAKAVGNPMLALGLSSAFVGPLLSLTHSEGGGIHMVGDSSSGKSTIARAASSVWGGKEYRRSWRTTANGLEGAAALFNDGFLVLDEISECDPSDVGEIAYALGNGYGKQRASRYGSARPVTRWLTFALSNGERSIATAIKEGGGRVKAGQSMRLLDLPTKRKYGVFDDLHGFDHGAALSEYISSEALLNYGHAGRVYLERLTHDDRNFSERLRQIKSLPGFQANGAEGQDKRAAGRFALIALAGELATEYGITGWPPGIATEAAIIGYHTWKAQRGEGSDEKRQIFSTLLDFIERHGDSRFSDMDDKDSDKMVRDRAGYWRDENGVRTYYLNADGMKETLKGFDFKLALDLLEQNGIILPRNSQGERAHPIRVHGKTVRLYRVDFESLQNDGAPIYPVQYPET encoded by the coding sequence ATGGTCAATGATATACGTGAAATATCCATGATCCCGGAGCTAACTGATGACGTTACCAACGTAACAGACGTTACAGATAAGGAATTGTTGTGTTTTTCTGAAACACAGGTAGGGGATGGTGACGTAACAGACGTTACGTCACAAGAAGCCACCCTGCTGACCAGCACAGTTATTCAGCCTGGAGATATCCCGCCACTGCCGGAGCTTGTGGAGCCTCACATACCGCACGAGAAGCGTCCTTGCTGGCATGTCTATGATGATTTCACGAGGTTGGATAATGGTAAGTTGATGCGGCCTGGCACTTATTACCTTAACTATGAAGAGGACAGAGATGGCAACGTAACGCTTATTGATAAGTGGGTTTGCAGCCCCCTGCACATTGAGGCGCAAACGTCCGACAGGCGTGATAATAATTTTGGGCGTTTCCTGCGTTTTAAGGATTCCAAGGGCCGATGGAAAACGTGGGCCATGCCGATGGAGCTTTTGCGTGCTTCGGGTGAGGAGCTGCGGGGCACACTTCTTTCGATGGGTGTGCTGATCGACCCATACAATTTTCGTGAGCTGTCATGCTATCTCTTGCAAACCGTAGCGCCCAAAAAACAGATTAACTGCTCACTGCAAACCGGATGGTATGGACGACATGCCTACGTTTTGCCTGACCAGGTTATCGGGCCAGATGCGGATCAAGTCGTCTTCCAGAGCAATCAGGCAGCTTACGAGGAGTTTTGTGCAGCAGGCACACTACCAGCATGGAGAGAGAACGTAGCGGCCAAGGCCGTAGGAAATCCTATGCTGGCTTTGGGTCTGTCCAGCGCCTTCGTAGGGCCGTTGCTGTCACTCACCCATTCGGAGGGTGGAGGTATCCACATGGTCGGAGATTCTTCTTCCGGCAAAAGCACCATAGCCCGTGCCGCATCCAGCGTATGGGGCGGGAAAGAATATCGTCGGAGCTGGCGCACAACTGCAAATGGCTTGGAAGGTGCGGCAGCACTGTTTAACGATGGTTTTCTTGTCCTTGATGAAATTAGCGAGTGTGATCCCTCGGATGTAGGAGAAATCGCTTATGCCCTTGGTAACGGCTACGGGAAACAACGGGCCAGCCGTTACGGATCGGCAAGGCCGGTAACACGCTGGCTCACTTTTGCGCTCTCAAACGGGGAGCGGAGCATTGCTACGGCGATTAAAGAAGGTGGCGGCAGAGTAAAAGCCGGTCAAAGTATGCGCCTGCTCGACCTGCCCACCAAGCGTAAGTACGGTGTTTTTGATGATCTGCATGGTTTTGATCATGGTGCGGCGTTGTCTGAATATATTTCCAGCGAGGCGCTGCTTAATTACGGCCATGCGGGTCGCGTTTATCTGGAGCGCCTTACTCACGACGACCGAAATTTCAGTGAGCGCCTCCGGCAAATTAAATCGCTCCCCGGCTTTCAAGCCAACGGCGCAGAAGGACAAGATAAACGTGCTGCCGGACGTTTTGCACTGATTGCTCTGGCGGGGGAGCTGGCTACGGAATACGGCATCACAGGCTGGCCTCCTGGTATAGCAACTGAAGCGGCCATCATCGGTTATCACACATGGAAGGCGCAACGCGGCGAAGGCAGCGACGAGAAACGTCAAATCTTTAGTACGCTGCTGGATTTCATTGAAAGGCATGGTGACAGCCGTTTTTCGGACATGGATGATAAAGATAGCGATAAAATGGTGCGCGACAGGGCAGGATACTGGCGCGATGAAAACGGCGTACGCACATACTACCTAAACGCCGATGGGATGAAGGAAACACTGAAAGGCTTTGACTTCAAACTTGCTCTCGACCTTCTGGAACAAAACGGCATCATCCTACCTAGGAACAGCCAAGGCGAACGCGCCCATCCCATCCGCGTTCATGGTAAAACCGTGCGGCTCTACAGGGTTGACTTTGAGAGCTTGCAGAACGACGGCGCGCCTATATATCCGGTTCAATATCCCGAAACGTAA
- a CDS encoding toprim domain-containing protein, with the protein MSMHAANNMQNFEEAMRFQGLVCKEPIVADGKVHRFHVSGDKPGKNNGWYVFYGEVGVYGSWRTGEKFTWYSKGSRVSDQIREHLKAQIDKARSDYKVDRYKDHITVAELSQRKWFSASPVNPQHPYLTTKQVGTHNLRQIKNHLLVPLMDFHGMLWNFQTIYANGEKRFESGGRVSGLYCPIGLDTMNSFSRLVICEGWATGASLHEVLGDFVLCAMNAGNLVKVAQGARERFPDAKIIIAADNDRHTPGNPGLTQALKAAQQVDATVMMPKFPEGVDGTDYNDAVKLGWKGE; encoded by the coding sequence ATGTCCATGCACGCCGCAAATAATATGCAGAATTTTGAAGAAGCCATGCGATTTCAAGGGCTGGTTTGCAAGGAGCCTATCGTAGCCGATGGCAAGGTTCATCGATTCCATGTTTCTGGTGACAAGCCAGGGAAGAACAACGGATGGTATGTCTTTTACGGTGAGGTTGGCGTTTATGGATCATGGAGGACAGGTGAAAAGTTTACTTGGTATTCCAAAGGCTCTCGTGTGTCGGATCAGATTCGTGAACATCTAAAAGCCCAGATCGACAAAGCAAGAAGTGACTATAAGGTCGATCGATATAAGGATCATATCACTGTAGCGGAGTTGTCTCAGAGAAAATGGTTCAGTGCGTCGCCCGTAAATCCACAACACCCTTATCTGACAACAAAGCAGGTAGGGACGCATAACCTGAGGCAAATAAAGAACCATTTGCTTGTACCGCTTATGGACTTTCATGGGATGCTCTGGAACTTCCAGACCATCTATGCCAATGGAGAAAAGCGTTTTGAATCCGGTGGAAGGGTAAGCGGTCTGTATTGCCCCATCGGATTGGACACAATGAACAGCTTCTCCAGGTTGGTGATCTGTGAAGGTTGGGCAACAGGAGCAAGTTTGCACGAGGTTCTGGGGGACTTTGTTCTTTGCGCAATGAACGCAGGAAACCTTGTGAAAGTAGCTCAAGGGGCGAGAGAGCGTTTTCCCGATGCAAAAATTATCATCGCCGCTGACAATGATCGTCATACGCCTGGGAATCCTGGCCTGACGCAAGCATTGAAAGCAGCACAGCAAGTAGATGCCACAGTGATGATGCCAAAGTTCCCAGAGGGCGTTGATGGCACGGACTACAATGATGCAGTCAAACTTGGCTGGAAGGGTGAATAA
- a CDS encoding helix-turn-helix domain-containing protein has translation MTKPKERALYSVPEIIEMVGIGRTRLYQELNSGRLKAVKIGKRTCVTKASLETWLSTLEGYLPEKQRGNVHARRK, from the coding sequence ATGACGAAACCTAAAGAAAGGGCACTTTATTCTGTGCCTGAGATCATCGAAATGGTTGGGATCGGGCGCACGCGGCTGTATCAGGAGCTGAACAGTGGGCGACTGAAAGCAGTCAAGATTGGCAAGCGTACCTGCGTAACGAAAGCCAGTCTCGAAACGTGGCTATCGACACTTGAGGGATACCTCCCCGAAAAGCAGAGGGGGAATGTCCATGCACGCCGCAAATAA
- a CDS encoding tyrosine-type recombinase/integrase encodes MAQKQAAQRTAVRNAQNTFKAVALEWHERQLDRWSENHALNVMRRFDIDIFPYIGSRPIADIDAPELLEVLRRIEKRGSLDVAARVKQICGQVFRYGIATGRCKRDHAADLRGALKTAKTQHYPALDIKEMPEFLKALERNEPRLFSRTRKGIRLLMLTFVRTSELIKATWDEFDLEEGRWVIPAERMKVGGAHTVPLSRQAIKILKELKEETEHLNVKWVFPSQVRPKEHMSNNTLLFAIGRLGYKGRMTGHGFRALAMSTIKENLGYRHEIVDRQLAHAHKSKIDRAYDRSKFLPDRIVMMQEWADYLDSVESGGKIVFADFRKKRA; translated from the coding sequence ATGGCCCAGAAGCAGGCTGCGCAGCGCACGGCAGTCCGCAACGCCCAGAATACCTTTAAGGCCGTTGCGCTCGAATGGCATGAGAGGCAGCTCGACCGTTGGAGCGAAAACCACGCCCTCAACGTCATGCGACGTTTCGATATTGATATTTTTCCCTATATCGGTTCCCGCCCGATTGCTGACATTGATGCGCCTGAGTTGCTGGAAGTGCTGCGGAGGATCGAAAAGCGCGGCTCACTGGACGTGGCGGCGCGGGTAAAGCAGATTTGCGGACAGGTTTTCAGGTACGGCATTGCAACAGGGCGTTGCAAGCGTGACCACGCCGCCGATCTTAGGGGAGCCTTGAAAACAGCCAAGACCCAGCACTATCCAGCGCTGGACATCAAGGAAATGCCGGAATTTCTGAAAGCGCTGGAGCGTAATGAACCAAGGCTTTTCAGCCGCACGCGCAAGGGAATCCGGCTACTGATGCTGACCTTTGTTCGCACCAGTGAATTGATTAAGGCGACATGGGATGAGTTCGATTTGGAAGAGGGCCGGTGGGTGATCCCCGCAGAGCGTATGAAGGTCGGAGGTGCGCATACCGTACCGTTGTCCAGACAGGCCATAAAAATCCTGAAAGAACTGAAGGAAGAAACCGAGCATCTCAACGTCAAATGGGTATTTCCAAGTCAGGTGCGTCCAAAGGAGCATATGAGCAACAACACGCTTCTCTTTGCTATCGGTAGGCTGGGGTATAAAGGGCGCATGACGGGTCATGGTTTCCGTGCGCTGGCCATGTCCACGATCAAGGAAAATCTGGGGTATCGCCATGAGATTGTTGATCGTCAGTTGGCACATGCCCACAAAAGTAAAATTGACCGCGCTTACGACCGCTCCAAGTTTCTTCCTGATCGCATTGTGATGATGCAGGAATGGGCCGACTATCTGGATTCAGTGGAATCTGGAGGCAAGATTGTTTTTGCGGATTTTAGAAAGAAGAGAGCATAG
- a CDS encoding SAM hydrolase/SAM-dependent halogenase family protein has product MTTQYFVRVIGDYGQLGDMAFAEVSDRLDAQLMDIPGAHFSVRLSSVPVFDTIATGFMLAQLAVNSPLGDRHIFYVNTAPRKDKAQARVDNEGEGLVYAKLKNGVRVVAVNSGYSLTLIKPFTDSIRLIKVSAAGSQFRSRDNFPVAVGAIARGDESLLGDDVTHTVPDALPKNVVVYTDGYGNLKCSIDPKDLDAHHGEKVTVEINGREQVAMVGTGIFAVADGEYCLAKGSSGWALPDGSRMEFAEMVKRGGNASKSFGTPPGGIKVNWR; this is encoded by the coding sequence ATGACAACACAATATTTCGTACGGGTGATTGGTGATTACGGCCAGTTGGGCGATATGGCCTTTGCCGAGGTGTCTGACCGTCTGGATGCGCAGTTGATGGATATTCCGGGCGCGCATTTCAGCGTGCGTTTGTCGTCCGTTCCCGTCTTCGACACGATCGCCACGGGCTTTATGCTGGCGCAGTTGGCGGTGAATTCTCCGCTGGGTGACCGCCATATTTTCTACGTCAATACGGCCCCGCGCAAGGACAAGGCGCAAGCCCGCGTCGATAACGAAGGCGAAGGTCTGGTCTACGCCAAATTGAAAAACGGCGTGCGGGTGGTGGCGGTGAACAGTGGTTATTCCCTGACCCTGATCAAACCGTTCACCGATTCCATCCGTTTGATTAAGGTTTCTGCGGCGGGGTCGCAATTCCGGTCCCGGGATAATTTTCCGGTGGCCGTGGGAGCGATTGCGCGCGGGGATGAAAGCCTGTTGGGTGATGATGTCACCCACACCGTGCCGGATGCGTTGCCGAAAAACGTGGTTGTCTACACCGATGGGTACGGCAATCTGAAGTGCTCGATCGATCCCAAGGATCTGGATGCGCATCACGGTGAAAAGGTCACCGTGGAAATCAATGGCCGGGAACAGGTGGCCATGGTCGGCACGGGCATTTTTGCCGTGGCGGATGGTGAATATTGTTTGGCCAAGGGCAGCTCGGGCTGGGCCTTGCCGGACGGATCGCGCATGGAATTTGCCGAAATGGTCAAACGCGGCGGCAACGCCTCGAAAAGCTTCGGCACCCCGCCGGGCGGGATTAAGGTCAACTGGCGCTAA
- a CDS encoding polysaccharide deacetylase family protein codes for MTERIAYLTIDDSPSSRMDDMVDALEASGVPAIFFCRGDLLEKNRASVTRAIKKGFIAANHAYNHRRSSQISFDEITAEITATQKLLDQCWADAGMDTWPKYFRFPHMDRGTGGWVVDFQKVPDEHRDILIKLFADGLNVSMDPPSEEAKGKKAQLQLWLKSNGFTKPAFNNVALPWYRDTEMAQAIDAMFTFSTSDWMITPRHKGNWPYKTLDDLKAKIDNDPWLQRTDTAHIILAHDQADIVDDTLALVDHMLDRGFKFKI; via the coding sequence ATGACTGAGCGTATTGCCTATCTGACGATTGATGATTCACCGTCATCCCGTATGGATGATATGGTGGATGCGCTGGAGGCTTCCGGTGTTCCGGCAATTTTCTTTTGCCGTGGGGATTTGCTGGAAAAAAACCGTGCTTCGGTCACGCGTGCAATTAAAAAGGGATTTATCGCCGCCAACCACGCCTATAACCACCGCCGTTCCAGTCAGATTTCATTCGATGAAATCACGGCGGAAATCACGGCGACGCAAAAATTGCTCGACCAATGCTGGGCCGATGCAGGTATGGATACATGGCCGAAATATTTCCGCTTTCCCCACATGGATCGCGGTACGGGCGGTTGGGTTGTAGATTTTCAAAAGGTTCCCGACGAACATCGGGATATTCTGATTAAATTGTTCGCCGATGGTTTGAACGTGTCGATGGACCCGCCCAGTGAAGAAGCCAAGGGGAAAAAGGCGCAATTGCAATTGTGGCTGAAATCCAACGGCTTTACCAAACCTGCCTTTAACAATGTCGCCCTGCCTTGGTATCGCGATACCGAAATGGCGCAGGCGATTGATGCCATGTTTACTTTTTCAACTTCGGATTGGATGATTACCCCGCGGCATAAGGGTAATTGGCCCTATAAAACGCTGGATGATTTGAAGGCGAAAATTGATAACGATCCGTGGCTGCAACGCACCGATACGGCGCATATCATCCTGGCGCATGATCAGGCCGATATTGTCGATGACACGCTGGCTTTGGTCGACCACATGTTGGATCGCGGCTTTAAATTCAAAATCTGA
- a CDS encoding glucokinase encodes MRVICDIGGTHIRLAQDHGGRDPVDPRRYAVSNFSDLYDAVEFYCMETDIHDPDSVAVAAAANDAGDGVYRFFNNEGWAIDPAALRKRGMALDGVINDFAASAWGMTCVPDHALYAIRGTQSDHHYPRAILGPGTGLGLAYALPLENGRWRVQGTHGGHMMASCLNDEHHLICELVGRLNGHDRMVIVEDVVSGRGLPTLYRAVCQMNGDEPLPLENAAHVLDYADNPSVVETLRLFHEFLGLFMHNVAITLESYGGLYLDGGLTARLYEKGLFDHARVLDFMTLKPAPSVKADLDKTPVFIVNDPYIALRGLIAMDRSNRKNG; translated from the coding sequence ATGCGCGTGATTTGTGATATTGGCGGAACGCATATTCGTCTGGCCCAAGACCACGGCGGCCGTGATCCGGTTGATCCGCGTCGTTATGCCGTATCCAATTTTTCCGACCTGTATGATGCCGTTGAATTTTATTGTATGGAAACGGATATCCATGATCCGGATTCTGTGGCCGTTGCCGCCGCCGCGAATGATGCGGGGGATGGGGTTTACCGGTTTTTCAACAACGAAGGCTGGGCGATTGATCCGGCGGCCCTGCGCAAGCGCGGTATGGCTCTGGACGGCGTTATCAATGATTTCGCGGCCTCTGCCTGGGGCATGACGTGCGTGCCGGACCATGCTTTGTACGCCATTCGGGGGACGCAATCTGATCATCATTACCCGCGTGCCATTCTGGGCCCGGGGACGGGGCTGGGGTTGGCCTATGCGCTGCCTTTGGAAAACGGGCGCTGGCGCGTGCAGGGGACGCATGGCGGCCACATGATGGCGTCGTGTTTGAATGATGAACATCATCTGATTTGCGAACTGGTTGGACGGTTGAATGGCCATGATCGCATGGTCATTGTCGAAGATGTGGTCAGCGGCCGCGGTTTACCGACCCTGTACCGTGCCGTGTGCCAGATGAACGGCGATGAACCACTGCCGCTGGAAAACGCGGCCCATGTTCTGGATTATGCCGATAATCCGTCGGTGGTTGAAACGTTGCGCCTGTTCCATGAATTTCTGGGGCTGTTTATGCACAATGTGGCGATTACGTTGGAATCGTATGGCGGTTTATATCTGGATGGCGGGTTGACGGCCCGTCTGTATGAAAAGGGTTTGTTTGATCATGCGCGTGTTTTGGACTTTATGACCCTGAAGCCCGCGCCGTCGGTGAAGGCCGATCTGGATAAAACACCCGTGTTTATCGTGAATGATCCGTATATCGCCCTGCGCGGTTTGATTGCCATGGATCGCAGTAACAGAAAGAATGGATAG
- a CDS encoding cation diffusion facilitator family transporter, giving the protein MTDTPIYQPKRAMHAAIASIVTVSVLIVIKTIALFMTGSVSILASLIDSLSDAVVSGMNALAIHISLLPADKNHRHGHGKVEGLAALLQAAFITGAGVFLALESVRRLAEPQDIQAHGVAIIVMAIAIVLSVGLVLVQNRILRAAPSLAVQADRAHYSSDIVVNGGVIAALAVQSMGGPWWIDPVFALGVAGWLGWLAWGIGRQGIDMLLDRELPRETRTRIEEIIRAEPRIHGIHDLRTRASGMQIYIYFDVELDPDMKLIHAHDITRDIEIALVREFPNAEVMIHMDPLGDIDDSRHSVPGVHH; this is encoded by the coding sequence ATGACGGATACGCCGATTTATCAACCCAAACGCGCCATGCACGCCGCGATCGCCTCGATCGTGACGGTCAGCGTGCTGATTGTTATCAAGACAATCGCCCTGTTTATGACGGGGTCGGTCAGTATTTTGGCTTCACTCATCGATTCTCTGTCCGATGCGGTTGTGTCGGGGATGAATGCGCTGGCCATCCATATTTCCCTGTTGCCCGCCGACAAGAATCATCGCCACGGTCATGGCAAGGTTGAGGGGTTGGCAGCCTTGTTGCAGGCGGCCTTTATTACCGGAGCCGGGGTTTTCCTGGCGTTGGAATCGGTGCGCCGTCTGGCGGAACCACAGGATATTCAAGCCCATGGCGTGGCCATCATCGTCATGGCGATTGCCATTGTGCTTTCCGTTGGTCTGGTGCTGGTGCAAAATCGCATCCTGCGGGCCGCGCCGTCCCTGGCGGTGCAGGCGGACCGGGCGCATTATTCATCCGATATCGTCGTCAATGGCGGGGTGATTGCGGCGCTGGCCGTGCAATCCATGGGGGGGCCGTGGTGGATTGATCCGGTTTTTGCCCTGGGTGTGGCGGGCTGGTTGGGATGGTTGGCGTGGGGCATCGGGCGGCAGGGGATCGACATGCTGCTGGACCGCGAATTGCCGCGCGAAACCCGGACGCGGATTGAGGAGATCATTCGCGCCGAGCCGCGCATTCACGGTATCCATGATCTGCGCACCCGGGCATCGGGAATGCAGATTTACATTTATTTCGATGTCGAACTGGACCCGGACATGAAACTGATTCACGCGCATGATATTACGCGCGATATTGAAATTGCATTGGTGCGTGAATTTCCGAATGCCGAAGTGATGATCCATATGGACCCGCTTGGTGATATTGACGACAGTCGCCATTCCGTGCCGGGGGTGCATCATTAA
- a CDS encoding MexW/MexI family multidrug efflux RND transporter permease subunit, which produces MVFTDIFIKRPVLAVVVSILILLVGLRAAFDLPIRQYPEIEQAVITVTTSYPGASPELMQGFVTTPIAQAIATAEGVEYLVSSSSQGRSSVAAHLRLNSDSDKAMVDIQAKLNQVKYLIPQESNDPIILKSTGDVSAIMYMGFASDELPTSAITDYLIRVIQPMLATVEGVASADVIGGQTLAMRIWMDPQKMAARKITASDVAQAIQANNYQSAPGQMKGSYIITNIETNTDLVDVEEFRNMVVKTVDGSIVRMRDIGTIEMGSQNYDQAALMDSKRAVYIGVNATPTGNPLNIVKEVRAMLPELEKTMPPSMEVAVPFDVTIFINAAIHEVQKTLIEAMAIVMVVIFLFLGTFRSVIIPIVTIPLSLIGAAFLMLSLGFSINLLTLLAMVMAIGLVVDDAIVVVENVFRHIEDGKTPVQAAIQGAREIVGPIIAMTITLAAVYAPIGFMGGVTGSLFKEFAFTLAGAVIISGIVALTLSPMMCSVLLKHGMNETWFARKVDATFSKLERFYARRLHGTLEFRPVTLFFGFCILMSLGLLFGGARSELAPEEDQGIVLTATKAPQYANLDYSMAFGREVEKIFRAVPEVSSTFVLVGTDGPSNGFGGMLLKDWSERDRSASQIQQDIQQQVGAIDGELVFTFSLPALPGSTGGMPVQMVIRSTEGYETVYRVMEDLKKAAAESGMFMMTDSDLNFNTPVVEITIDRNKANQLGITMRDIGDTFALMLGENYVNRFNLDGRSYDVIPQVPRADRITPESLTQYYVRAGNGDMVPLSTVASVSMKSSPDKLVQFNQLNSATFSAIPMPGVAMGDIVSFLQAKADEILPKGFSYDWMSDSRQFVNEGSQLYITFGFAIIAIFLVLAAQFESFRDPLVIMMTVPLAMSGALLPLFLGVATMNIYTQIGLITLVGLISKHGILMVEFANKAQVEHDLDRRAAIEEAARVRLRPILMTTAAMVVGLIPLVLADGAGAASRFSIGVVIVAGMLIGTLFTLFVLPSVYTILAKDHRAASKSTRAQQLAAVDAE; this is translated from the coding sequence ATGGTTTTCACCGATATTTTCATCAAGCGCCCGGTTCTGGCCGTTGTGGTCAGCATCCTGATTCTGCTTGTCGGTCTGCGCGCGGCCTTTGATCTGCCGATCCGTCAGTATCCGGAAATCGAACAGGCCGTGATCACCGTGACGACCAGCTATCCCGGTGCGTCCCCGGAATTGATGCAGGGTTTCGTGACCACCCCGATCGCGCAGGCCATCGCCACGGCGGAGGGGGTTGAGTATCTGGTCTCCAGCTCGTCCCAGGGGCGGTCATCGGTCGCGGCACACTTGCGCCTGAACTCCGACTCCGACAAGGCGATGGTCGATATTCAGGCCAAGCTGAACCAAGTGAAATATTTGATTCCGCAGGAATCGAACGACCCGATCATCCTGAAATCCACGGGTGACGTGTCGGCCATCATGTATATGGGCTTTGCCAGTGACGAATTGCCGACATCGGCGATTACCGATTACCTGATCCGCGTGATTCAGCCGATGCTGGCCACGGTTGAGGGTGTGGCGTCCGCCGATGTGATTGGCGGGCAGACGCTGGCCATGCGGATCTGGATGGACCCGCAAAAAATGGCGGCGCGAAAAATTACCGCATCCGACGTGGCACAGGCGATCCAGGCCAACAACTATCAATCCGCGCCCGGTCAGATGAAGGGCAGCTATATCATCACCAACATCGAAACCAATACCGATCTGGTTGATGTTGAAGAATTCCGCAACATGGTTGTAAAAACCGTTGATGGGTCGATTGTGCGGATGCGCGATATCGGTACCATCGAAATGGGATCGCAAAACTACGATCAAGCCGCGCTGATGGACAGCAAGCGTGCTGTTTATATCGGTGTGAACGCCACCCCGACCGGTAACCCGCTGAACATCGTCAAGGAAGTGCGGGCGATGTTGCCGGAATTGGAAAAAACCATGCCACCGTCGATGGAGGTGGCTGTTCCGTTTGACGTGACCATCTTCATTAATGCCGCCATTCATGAAGTGCAAAAAACCCTGATCGAAGCCATGGCGATTGTTATGGTTGTGATCTTCCTGTTTTTGGGGACGTTCCGTTCGGTTATCATCCCGATTGTGACCATTCCGCTGTCGCTGATCGGCGCGGCGTTCCTGATGCTGTCATTGGGGTTTTCGATCAACCTGCTGACCCTGCTGGCCATGGTTATGGCCATCGGTCTGGTGGTGGATGATGCCATCGTTGTCGTGGAAAACGTTTTCCGCCATATCGAAGACGGCAAAACCCCGGTTCAGGCCGCCATTCAGGGCGCCCGTGAAATCGTCGGTCCGATTATCGCCATGACCATTACTTTGGCCGCCGTGTATGCGCCGATTGGGTTTATGGGGGGCGTGACGGGTTCACTGTTCAAGGAATTTGCCTTCACATTGGCCGGGGCCGTGATTATTTCCGGTATCGTCGCCCTGACCCTGTCGCCGATGATGTGTTCGGTTCTGCTGAAACACGGCATGAACGAAACATGGTTTGCGCGCAAGGTCGATGCAACGTTCAGCAAGTTGGAACGATTTTATGCGCGCCGCCTGCACGGCACGCTGGAATTCCGTCCGGTGACCTTGTTCTTCGGCTTCTGCATCCTGATGTCGCTGGGCTTGCTGTTCGGTGGTGCCCGCAGTGAACTGGCCCCTGAAGAAGACCAGGGTATTGTTTTGACCGCGACCAAGGCACCGCAATATGCCAACCTGGATTATTCCATGGCGTTCGGGCGCGAGGTTGAAAAAATCTTCCGCGCCGTTCCCGAGGTCAGCTCGACCTTCGTTCTGGTCGGCACCGATGGGCCCAGCAACGGCTTTGGTGGCATGTTGTTGAAAGACTGGTCGGAGCGGGATCGGTCCGCGTCGCAAATTCAACAGGATATCCAGCAACAGGTGGGTGCGATTGATGGGGAACTGGTGTTTACCTTCTCTCTGCCGGCTCTGCCGGGGTCCACGGGCGGTATGCCGGTGCAGATGGTTATCCGTTCGACCGAAGGGTATGAAACCGTTTACCGCGTGATGGAAGATCTGAAAAAAGCGGCGGCGGAAAGCGGCATGTTCATGATGACCGACTCCGATCTGAACTTTAACACCCCGGTTGTTGAAATCACCATTGACCGGAACAAGGCGAACCAGCTGGGCATCACCATGCGTGATATCGGCGATACATTTGCACTGATGCTGGGTGAAAACTATGTGAACCGTTTTAACCTGGATGGGCGGTCCTATGACGTTATTCCGCAGGTGCCGCGTGCCGACCGAATTACGCCGGAATCGTTGACGCAATATTATGTGCGTGCCGGCAATGGCGATATGGTGCCGTTGTCCACCGTGGCCAGCGTCAGCATGAAATCCTCCCCTGACAAACTGGTCCAGTTTAACCAGCTGAACTCCGCCACCTTCTCGGCCATTCCGATGCCGGGTGTGGCGATGGGTGATATTGTCAGCTTCCTGCAGGCCAAGGCGGATGAAATCCTGCCTAAGGGGTTCAGCTATGACTGGATGAGCGATTCTCGCCAGTTTGTGAACGAGGGTAGCCAGCTTTACATCACGTTCGGCTTCGCCATTATCGCCATTTTCCTGGTTCTGGCGGCGCAGTTTGAATCGTTCCGCGATCCGTTGGTCATCATGATGACGGTGCCGCTGGCCATGTCCGGTGCACTGTTGCCGTTGTTCCTTGGTGTCGCGACCATGAACATCTATACCCAGATTGGTTTGATTACCCTTGTTGGGTTGATTTCCAAGCACGGGATTTTGATGGTCGAATTCGCGAACAAGGCCCAGGTGGAACATGATCTGGACCGCCGCGCCGCGATTGAGGAAGCCGCCCGTGTGCGCCTGCGTCCGATTTTGATGACCACGGCGGCGATGGTCGTGGGTCTGATCCCGCTGGTTCTGGCCGACGGGGCCGGGGCAGCCAGCCGTTTCTCCATCGGTGTGGTGATTGTGGCCGGGATGCTGATCGGGACGCTGTTCACCCTGTTCGTGCTGCCGTCCGTATACACGATTCTGGCAAAAGATCACCGTGCCGCGTCCAAATCCACCCGCGCCCAGCAACTGGCGGCGGTTGACGCGGAATAA